One window of Quercus robur chromosome 12, dhQueRobu3.1, whole genome shotgun sequence genomic DNA carries:
- the LOC126708439 gene encoding uncharacterized protein LOC126708439, whose protein sequence is MSVAQISTEDNDRESKKAKKGASQVLGFSNKDKIGTIQPHNHALVVTLRIGGYNVKRVLVDQGSAVEVMYPDLYKGLNLKPEDLSAYDSPLVSFEGKTVTPKGQIRLPIQTGSDVIEVDFIVVDAYSPYMAIVARPWLHATRR, encoded by the coding sequence ATGTCTGTGGCTCAGATTTCCACCGAGGATAACGATCGAGAGTCCAAAAAGGCTAAGAAGGGAGCTTCACAAGTGTTGGGTTTCTCGAACAAAGATAAGAttggaaccatccaacctcatAACCATGCTCTGGTAGTCACACTTAGGATTGGAGGATATAATGTGAAGAGAGTGCTGGTAGATCAGGGCAGCGCCGTGGaagtaatgtaccccgacctgtacaaggggctgaacctaAAACCCGAGGACTTATCGGCGTATGATTCCCCTCTAGTGAGTTTCGAAGGAAAAACCGTTACTCCAAAGGGCCAGATCAGGCTACCCATACAAACCGGTTCGGATGTGATAGAGGTGGATTTCATTGTAGttgacgcttattcaccctacatgGCCATTGTGgctagaccttggcttcatgccaCCAGAAGGTGA
- the LOC126709153 gene encoding expansin-like B1, with translation MGFALKNQVFLLSVMALLLAVLCYSEDTFTRSRATYYGSPDCYGTPSGACGFREFGRTVNDGSVAGVSRLFRNGTGCGACYQVRCTTPQYCADEGANIVVTDYGEGDKTDFILSPRAYAKLARPNVVSQLFSYGVVDIEYRRISCKYSGYNLMFKVDENSNYPSYLAIVLMYVAGKNDITAVELWQEDFQQWMAMRRAYGAVWDLANPPSGPIKLRFQVSGSSGIKWVKSKNDLPGDWKAGAAYDSYIQLT, from the exons ATGGGATTTGCACTTAAAAACCAAGTCTTTCTTCTTTCTGTCATGGCACTCTTGCTTGCAGTACTGTGTTACTCTGAAGACACTTTTACCCGCTCAAGAGCAACCTATTATGGTAGCCCTGATTGCTATGGGACTCCAA GTGGAGCTTGTGGCTTTCGCGAGTTTGGAAGGACTGTCAATGATGGCAGCGTGGCTGGAGTGTCTAGGCTGTTTAGGAATGGAACTGGTTGTGGTGCATGCTATCAG GTTAGGTGCACAACACCACAATATTGCGCTGATGAAGGGGCGAACATAGTGGTGACTGACTATGGTGAAGGAGACAAAACTGATTTCATCCTCAGCCCAAGAGCCTATGCAAAGTTGGCACGTCCCAACGTAGTTTCGCAGTTGTTTTCTTACGGTGTGGTTGATATAGAATACCGAAGGATCTCATGCAAATACTCTGGTTACAACCTCATGTTTAAGGTCGATGAGAATAGCAATTATCCTAGCTACCTAGCTATAGTATTAATGTACGTTGCTGGAAAAAACGACATCACTGCCGTTGAACTGTGGCAG GAGGATTTTCAACAATGGATGGCCATGCGTAGGGCCTACGGGGCGGTGTGGGACTTGGCTAACCCGCCAAGTGGTCCAATCAAATTGAGGTTCCAAGTGAGTGGCAGCTCGGGTATAAAGTGGGTTAAGTCAAAAAATGATCTGCCTGGTGATTGGAAGGCTGGGGCCGCTTATGACTCATACATTCAGCTCACTTGA